One genomic window of Staphylococcus hsinchuensis includes the following:
- the queE gene encoding 7-carboxy-7-deazaguanine synthase QueE: MSKIPVLEIFGPTIQGEGRVIGRKTMFVRTAGCDYRCSWCDSSFTWDGSAKEDIRMMTAEEVYERLYEIAGDTFNHVTISGGNPALIKGIQSLVDLFEEKNIKTALETQGSKFQPWMRQIDDLTISPKPPSSMMKPNLPLLDEVIEECVPESLNLKVVVFDETDYDFAKMIHHRYPEIPFYLQVGNPYLEDDHIDSHTEKLLSLYESLIDRVMQSSDMNNVYVLPQLHTLLWSNKKGV, translated from the coding sequence ATGAGTAAGATTCCCGTATTAGAAATTTTTGGTCCTACAATCCAAGGTGAAGGACGTGTAATTGGACGTAAGACGATGTTCGTCCGAACTGCGGGTTGTGATTATCGTTGTAGTTGGTGTGATTCAAGTTTCACATGGGATGGCAGTGCCAAAGAAGATATCCGTATGATGACAGCTGAAGAAGTTTATGAAAGACTATATGAAATCGCTGGTGACACATTTAATCACGTAACGATTTCAGGAGGTAATCCTGCTTTAATTAAAGGTATCCAGTCCCTTGTTGATTTATTTGAAGAAAAGAATATAAAAACTGCTCTCGAAACACAAGGAAGTAAATTCCAACCGTGGATGCGACAAATAGATGACTTAACAATCAGTCCGAAACCACCAAGCTCTATGATGAAACCTAATTTACCATTATTAGATGAAGTTATCGAAGAATGTGTACCTGAATCATTGAATTTAAAGGTCGTGGTTTTCGATGAAACTGATTATGATTTCGCTAAAATGATACACCATCGTTATCCAGAAATACCATTTTACTTACAAGTGGGCAATCCTTATCTTGAGGATGACCATATCGATTCACATACAGAAAAACTATTATCACTTTATGAATCGTTGATTGATCGAGTAATGCAAAGCAGTGATATGAATAATGTATACGTCTTACCTCAATTGCATACATTACTATGGAGTAATAAAAAAGGGGTCTAG
- the queD gene encoding 6-carboxytetrahydropterin synthase QueD: protein MFQQHYPSITHPYQFELNKDFNFSAAHYIPNEDAGKCMRTHGHTYFVNLTIAGDTLDHNGFLANFSELKKLVHGQFDHYLLNDLPQFENKIPSTELVAQTIYEMIQQDLDQRPNKPQCLQVYLRETPTSYVIYRPKEHNNE, encoded by the coding sequence ATGTTTCAACAGCATTATCCGAGCATAACGCATCCTTACCAATTCGAACTGAACAAAGATTTCAACTTCTCTGCCGCACATTATATCCCCAATGAAGATGCAGGTAAATGTATGCGTACACACGGACACACTTACTTTGTGAATTTGACTATTGCAGGTGATACTTTAGATCATAACGGCTTCTTAGCAAACTTCAGTGAACTTAAAAAGTTGGTACACGGTCAATTCGACCATTATTTACTAAATGATTTGCCACAATTTGAAAATAAGATTCCTTCAACTGAACTCGTGGCACAAACAATATATGAAATGATTCAACAAGATTTAGACCAAAGACCCAACAAACCGCAATGCCTACAAGTATACCTTCGTGAAACACCAACAAGTTATGTCATTTATCGACCAAAGGAGCACAATAATGAGTAA
- the queC gene encoding 7-cyano-7-deazaguanine synthase QueC, with protein sequence MTQQNTLNNNKAIVVFSGGQDSTTCLFWAKKHFDEVELVTFEYGQRHDSEIEVAKQIAKEQNVKHHVLDMSLLSQLTPNALTQHDMDIEENDDGVPNTFVPARNLLFLSFAGALAYQTNTKHIITGVCETDFSGYPDCRDSFIKSMNVTLSLSMDKDFVIHTPLMWLDKKETWALSDELGVLDYIRYNTLTCYNGIVGDGCGTCPACKLRARGLNDYLEEKGVR encoded by the coding sequence ATGACGCAACAAAACACATTAAACAACAATAAAGCCATTGTCGTTTTTAGTGGCGGTCAAGATAGTACGACTTGTCTTTTTTGGGCAAAGAAACATTTTGACGAAGTAGAGTTAGTTACATTTGAATATGGACAACGACATGATAGTGAGATAGAAGTTGCAAAGCAAATTGCCAAAGAGCAAAACGTTAAACATCATGTATTAGACATGTCTTTATTATCACAACTCACGCCCAACGCACTAACTCAACATGACATGGATATAGAAGAAAACGATGATGGCGTACCAAATACATTTGTACCAGCAAGAAATTTACTATTCTTATCATTTGCGGGCGCTTTAGCATATCAAACTAACACGAAACATATTATTACAGGTGTATGTGAAACAGATTTTTCAGGCTATCCAGATTGTAGAGATAGCTTTATTAAATCGATGAATGTCACACTTTCACTTTCAATGGATAAAGATTTCGTTATTCATACGCCGCTGATGTGGCTCGACAAGAAAGAAACATGGGCACTCAGTGATGAACTCGGCGTACTAGACTATATTAGATACAATACACTCACTTGTTATAATGGCATCGTGGGTGATGGTTGTGGCACATGTCCAGCCTGCAAATTGAGAGCACGTGGCTTAAATGACTATTTAGAAGAAAAAGGAGTACGATAA
- a CDS encoding anthranilate synthase component II has translation MILMIDNKDSFTYNIVDYIKRSTDKELRVIDVDEVNSDLISNLSPEALIISPGPGTPSEYSNMLHIYETIPERMPILGVCLGFQQLVYFFKGDIIHNKKPVHGHTTCIHHNNEGIFKGLPQGFKVMRYHSLMADSETFPRELKITAKNEEGIIMAFEHQSRPIYGVQYHPESILSDYGIEQFQLFIEQVEGVLCE, from the coding sequence ATGATATTAATGATTGATAACAAAGATTCGTTCACCTATAACATTGTCGATTATATTAAACGATCAACTGATAAAGAATTACGCGTAATCGATGTTGATGAAGTGAATAGTGATTTAATAAGTAATCTTTCCCCTGAGGCATTAATTATTTCACCTGGTCCTGGAACTCCGTCTGAGTATAGCAATATGTTACATATATATGAGACGATTCCAGAACGAATGCCTATTCTAGGAGTATGTCTTGGTTTCCAACAACTTGTATACTTTTTTAAAGGGGATATTATACATAACAAGAAACCGGTACATGGTCACACAACGTGCATTCATCATAATAACGAAGGCATTTTCAAAGGTTTACCACAAGGGTTTAAAGTAATGCGTTATCATTCTTTAATGGCTGATTCTGAAACCTTTCCACGTGAACTGAAGATTACAGCAAAGAATGAGGAAGGGATCATTATGGCATTTGAACATCAGTCAAGACCAATATATGGCGTTCAATATCATCCAGAGTCGATATTAAGTGACTATGGCATAGAACAATTCCAATTATTTATTGAACAAGTGGAGGGCGTGTTATGCGAATAG
- a CDS encoding anthranilate synthase component I family protein: MRIEFNYRYMLDEVRYESYCYHFTQCEDKKIAYQLEQVGEVVAYAERQQQMGNFVVLYLPYEASTYFNSQMATMQLNEGEVYAAAYTFKEAEPMDASSSPDKFHKQCNFEFQLSNDQLIRHIRTVQENIKTGNTYQVNYTTRLTDKIHVPIAQLYEALQRKQHGHYVSLIDTEELQVASLSPELFFQRGPFKGEVDVIVSKPMKGTMPRGRTKEEDITHFNQLETSSKDKAENVMIVDLLRNDIGRIAKMGTVNVYKMFNIESYPTVYQMTSMVAGQVEPHTSLLQILTGLFPCGSITGAPKVNTMKYIKALEQVPRRIYCGTIGLMKPDGKSIFNVPIRTIQYVNQQAVYGVGSGITIDSVPEREVEEFKDKTKILESI; this comes from the coding sequence ATGCGAATAGAGTTTAATTATCGATATATGTTAGATGAGGTACGTTATGAGTCATATTGCTATCATTTCACACAATGTGAAGACAAAAAGATAGCTTACCAATTAGAACAAGTCGGCGAGGTCGTTGCATATGCGGAACGTCAACAGCAGATGGGTAATTTTGTAGTATTATATTTACCATACGAAGCTTCGACATATTTTAATTCGCAAATGGCTACCATGCAGTTGAATGAAGGTGAGGTGTACGCGGCAGCTTATACGTTTAAAGAGGCTGAGCCAATGGATGCTTCTTCATCTCCAGATAAATTTCACAAACAATGTAACTTCGAATTTCAATTGTCTAATGACCAATTGATACGTCATATACGCACTGTTCAGGAAAATATTAAAACCGGCAATACATATCAAGTGAACTATACGACGCGCTTAACTGATAAAATCCATGTACCGATTGCTCAACTTTATGAAGCTTTACAACGTAAGCAACATGGGCATTACGTATCACTAATAGATACAGAAGAATTACAAGTAGCTTCATTGTCTCCAGAATTATTTTTTCAACGTGGACCGTTTAAAGGTGAGGTAGACGTGATTGTGAGTAAACCGATGAAAGGTACGATGCCTAGAGGTAGAACGAAAGAAGAGGATATAACGCATTTCAATCAACTTGAGACATCTTCAAAAGACAAAGCAGAAAATGTAATGATTGTTGATTTATTACGCAATGATATTGGGCGTATAGCTAAAATGGGAACAGTGAATGTTTATAAAATGTTTAATATTGAATCTTATCCCACTGTCTATCAGATGACAAGTATGGTTGCCGGGCAAGTTGAGCCTCATACGAGTTTATTGCAAATACTTACCGGTTTATTCCCTTGTGGTTCTATTACTGGCGCACCTAAAGTCAATACGATGAAATATATTAAAGCGTTAGAACAAGTGCCAAGACGTATTTATTGTGGGACAATAGGGTTAATGAAACCGGATGGTAAATCAATTTTTAATGTACCGATTCGCACGATTCAGTATGTTAATCAACAAGCCGTTTATGGTGTAGGATCTGGTATAACGATTGATTCGGTTCCCGAAAGAGAAGTTGAAGAATTTAAAGATAAAACCAAAATATTGGAGAGTATATAA
- a CDS encoding aminotransferase class IV, protein MDLFETMRLEDGIFKRIQFHTKRIQQSSRNLDINFNLEQWNQLLNRIAEEYPKGVYRVKIILKQNGKFDSVIADLPDKALFSAQLQKLPKNIPEAVLTNKTTNRAHLSHQHLTDLILLYDANGKILEFDIGNILIKEHDHFYTPTYNKDMLKGCMRQALIEQGNIYERDYDVDSFKEKYKQNEIQVYLINSLREVADVKIYI, encoded by the coding sequence ATGGATCTATTTGAAACGATGCGGTTAGAAGATGGAATTTTTAAGAGAATTCAGTTTCATACGAAACGTATTCAACAATCAAGTCGTAATTTGGACATAAACTTTAACCTTGAACAATGGAACCAATTGCTTAATCGTATTGCAGAGGAATATCCTAAAGGTGTTTATCGCGTGAAGATAATTTTAAAGCAAAATGGCAAATTTGATTCAGTTATAGCAGATTTACCAGATAAAGCATTATTTAGTGCTCAATTACAAAAGTTGCCGAAAAATATACCTGAAGCGGTTTTGACGAACAAGACTACAAACCGTGCCCATTTATCTCATCAACACCTAACGGATCTCATTTTATTATATGATGCAAATGGTAAAATTTTAGAGTTTGATATTGGTAATATATTAATTAAAGAGCATGACCATTTCTATACACCTACATATAATAAAGATATGTTGAAGGGATGTATGCGACAGGCTTTAATTGAACAAGGTAACATATATGAACGTGATTACGATGTTGACTCTTTTAAAGAGAAATATAAGCAAAATGAGATACAAGTGTATTTGATAAATAGTTTGCGAGAGGTTGCCGACGTGAAGATTTATATATAA
- a CDS encoding allophanate hydrolase subunit 1, which yields MKIYSQGDQAIVVSIEKEVSRGLTEDLLALRKYLNSKKFPFITEIVPTESDMMICYDARDMIKHHNIQSPFLYMKALIQSIQFEIKHEDTTIIPIEIPIVYGGEQGPDIKNLLSYYKISFDRFVKLHSEKIYFVSMMGYTPGFPYLTGMNKKLFVNHTGKHKRFIPAGSVIIEGKKTGITTTDTYGDWLVIGYTPIRLFKPEEKDFTTLKLGDNIVFKPVKAEDIDLGGFKPCQL from the coding sequence ATGAAGATATATAGCCAGGGAGACCAAGCGATTGTCGTTTCGATAGAGAAAGAAGTTTCTAGAGGTCTGACTGAAGATTTATTAGCGTTAAGAAAGTATTTAAATAGCAAAAAATTTCCATTTATAACTGAAATTGTGCCAACAGAATCTGATATGATGATTTGTTACGATGCGAGAGATATGATTAAGCATCACAATATTCAATCTCCGTTTCTATATATGAAAGCTTTGATACAGTCTATCCAGTTTGAAATTAAACATGAAGATACAACAATTATCCCTATAGAGATACCAATAGTATACGGTGGCGAACAAGGGCCTGATATCAAAAATTTATTATCATACTATAAAATTTCATTTGATCGGTTCGTAAAGTTACATTCAGAAAAGATATATTTCGTCTCAATGATGGGTTATACACCAGGATTCCCATATTTAACAGGTATGAACAAGAAATTATTTGTCAATCATACTGGAAAGCATAAGCGTTTTATTCCGGCTGGTTCAGTTATTATTGAAGGTAAAAAGACAGGTATAACGACGACTGATACATATGGAGATTGGTTAGTTATCGGTTATACACCTATACGATTATTTAAACCTGAAGAGAAGGATTTTACCACTTTAAAACTAGGAGATAATATCGTATTTAAACCAGTTAAAGCAGAGGATATCGATTTAGGAGGCTTTAAACCATGTCAATTATAA
- a CDS encoding biotin-dependent carboxyltransferase family protein — protein MSIIIEDAGLFSSFQDFGRVGYEHDGVIPGGAMDFLSHEIANRLVANDKHEATLEMTNNMARIRFTESTLIALSGGSFKAATQDMTILPNKLYLMEKGDVLRFVETKRTSRVYLAIGGGFELESWLGSTSTDFNSNIGGFHGRRLKNGDEVNMKRSYTERHIKLFENLEHERQTDWGIDGYALSFNYMSDVFHVIKNKGTEDFKKDVIHRFTFGEYKVTSKANRMGMYLEGTSIKAYYDDMPSHQSVQKGTIQVKRNGTPIILLNDHYTLGSYPQIGTIASYHLTKLGQKQQGAKLKFQFIDVEEAEKNLVKYSNWLNQLFHGIEYRMQLEMLK, from the coding sequence ATGTCAATTATAATAGAAGATGCGGGCTTGTTTTCGAGCTTCCAAGACTTCGGTCGTGTAGGCTATGAACATGATGGTGTCATCCCGGGCGGGGCAATGGATTTTCTATCTCATGAAATAGCCAACAGACTAGTAGCAAATGACAAGCACGAAGCAACGTTAGAAATGACAAATAATATGGCACGCATCCGATTCACAGAGTCTACTTTAATCGCTTTAAGTGGCGGTAGCTTTAAAGCTGCAACACAAGATATGACCATTTTACCTAACAAACTCTATTTAATGGAGAAAGGTGATGTACTACGATTTGTTGAGACGAAGCGTACATCGAGAGTATATCTTGCGATTGGCGGAGGCTTCGAACTTGAATCGTGGTTAGGTTCAACTTCGACGGATTTTAATTCTAATATCGGCGGTTTCCATGGACGTAGATTAAAGAACGGTGACGAAGTGAACATGAAACGTAGCTATACAGAACGTCATATTAAACTGTTCGAAAATCTAGAACACGAACGTCAAACTGACTGGGGTATAGACGGTTATGCTTTATCATTTAATTATATGTCTGATGTATTTCATGTAATTAAAAATAAAGGTACTGAAGATTTCAAAAAAGATGTCATTCATCGCTTTACATTTGGAGAATATAAAGTGACAAGTAAAGCAAATCGTATGGGTATGTATTTAGAAGGTACTTCAATTAAAGCTTACTATGATGATATGCCATCACACCAATCAGTTCAAAAAGGAACAATCCAAGTAAAAAGAAATGGCACACCAATTATATTGTTGAATGACCACTATACCTTAGGTAGTTATCCTCAAATTGGAACGATTGCGAGCTACCATTTGACGAAGCTAGGTCAAAAGCAACAAGGCGCTAAGCTAAAATTTCAGTTTATTGACGTTGAAGAAGCGGAGAAAAATTTAGTTAAATATTCTAACTGGTTAAACCAACTGTTTCACGGTATAGAATATCGCATGCAATTAGAAATGTTAAAATAA
- the ltaS gene encoding polyglycerol-phosphate lipoteichoic acid synthase LtaS, with the protein MSTHKKKLTLFAFFILTVITVTLKTYFAYYVDFSLGVKGLVQNLILLMNPYSLIALILSIFLFFKGKKAYWFMFIGGFLLSFLLYANVVYFRFFSDFLTFSTLNQVGNVDSMGGAVGASFKWYDFVYFLDSIVYLFVLIFRQKRLDKRVFSKKFVPVIMGASIALFFLNLAFAESDRPQLLTRTFDHKYLVKYLGPFNFTVYDGVKTVQNKQQKALANEDDLTKVLNYTKQKRTEPNKEYFGAAKKKNIIKIHLESFQTFLINKKVNGEEVTPFLNKLSSGNQDFTYFPNFFHQTGQGKTSDSEFTMDNSLYGLSQGSAFSLKGDNTFQSLPSILDQKQGYTSSVMHGDYKTFWNRDQVYKHFGVDKFYDATYYDMSPNNLENLGLKDKELFKESADYLSKEKQPFYNHLITLTNHYPFTLSPDDATIDKPNTGDSTVDGYIQTARYLDESLEQFITELKKKGLYDDSVIMIYGDHYGISENHNKAMEKLLGEDITPAKFTDLNRTGLWMKIPGKQGGINETYGGQADVMPTLLHLLGIDSKNYLMMGTDLFSKEHNDTVPFRNGDFVTKDYKYVNGKIYDNKTNKPVTKKPKDFEKRKEQTEKDLEMSDSVLNGDLFRFYKNPDFKKVQPSTYEYKTGPKGSEKK; encoded by the coding sequence ATGAGTACACACAAAAAGAAGTTAACTCTTTTTGCGTTTTTTATACTGACTGTGATAACAGTTACTTTGAAGACGTACTTTGCATATTATGTTGATTTTTCTTTAGGTGTTAAAGGTTTAGTTCAAAATTTAATATTACTGATGAATCCATATAGCTTAATTGCTTTAATCTTAAGTATTTTCTTATTCTTTAAAGGTAAGAAAGCGTATTGGTTCATGTTTATCGGCGGATTCTTACTTAGTTTCTTACTATATGCCAATGTTGTTTATTTCAGATTCTTCTCTGACTTCTTAACATTTAGTACATTAAACCAAGTAGGGAACGTTGATTCTATGGGTGGCGCCGTTGGTGCATCATTTAAATGGTACGACTTTGTTTATTTCTTAGATTCAATCGTTTATCTATTTGTATTGATTTTCAGACAAAAAAGGTTAGATAAACGCGTATTCAGTAAGAAATTCGTACCAGTCATTATGGGAGCATCAATCGCGTTATTCTTCCTGAATTTAGCATTCGCTGAATCAGATAGACCACAATTATTAACACGTACATTTGACCATAAATATTTAGTTAAATACTTAGGGCCATTTAACTTCACAGTTTATGATGGTGTTAAAACAGTACAGAACAAACAACAAAAAGCACTTGCTAATGAAGATGATTTAACAAAAGTATTAAACTACACAAAACAAAAACGAACAGAACCTAATAAAGAATATTTTGGTGCAGCTAAGAAGAAAAACATTATCAAAATTCACTTAGAAAGTTTCCAAACTTTCTTAATTAACAAGAAAGTAAATGGTGAAGAAGTGACACCATTCTTAAACAAACTTTCTTCAGGTAACCAAGACTTTACGTACTTCCCTAACTTCTTCCATCAAACTGGACAAGGTAAAACATCAGATTCAGAGTTTACGATGGATAATAGTTTATACGGATTATCACAAGGTTCAGCGTTCTCATTAAAAGGGGATAACACATTCCAATCATTACCATCTATTTTAGATCAGAAACAAGGTTACACATCTAGTGTTATGCACGGTGACTATAAGACATTCTGGAACCGAGACCAAGTGTATAAACACTTTGGTGTAGATAAATTCTACGATGCAACATACTATGATATGTCACCAAACAACCTTGAAAACTTAGGTCTTAAAGATAAAGAGTTATTTAAAGAATCAGCGGATTATTTATCAAAAGAAAAACAACCGTTCTACAATCACTTAATTACATTGACAAACCATTATCCATTCACATTGTCACCAGATGATGCAACTATTGATAAACCAAATACAGGTGATTCAACAGTTGATGGATATATTCAAACAGCTAGATATTTAGACGAATCATTAGAACAATTCATCACTGAACTTAAGAAAAAAGGTTTATATGATGATTCAGTAATTATGATCTACGGTGACCACTACGGTATTTCTGAAAACCATAACAAAGCTATGGAAAAATTATTAGGTGAAGATATTACACCAGCGAAATTCACAGACTTAAACCGTACTGGTTTATGGATGAAGATTCCTGGTAAACAAGGTGGCATTAACGAAACATACGGTGGCCAAGCCGATGTAATGCCAACACTATTACACTTATTAGGTATTGATTCTAAGAACTACTTAATGATGGGTACTGATTTATTCTCTAAAGAACATAACGATACAGTACCATTCAGAAATGGTGACTTCGTAACAAAAGACTACAAATATGTTAACGGTAAAATCTACGACAACAAGACAAATAAACCAGTGACGAAGAAACCTAAAGACTTTGAAAAACGTAAAGAACAAACTGAAAAAGATTTAGAAATGAGTGACTCAGTACTTAACGGAGACTTATTCAGATTCTATAAAAATCCAGACTTCAAAAAAGTACAACCGTCAACTTATGAATACAAAACAGGTCCAAAAGGATCAGAAAAGAAATAA
- a CDS encoding ZIP family metal transporter → MSEFFQNLPPYVQALIAGIITWLLTALGAAGVFMFRRINDKVLNSMQGFAAGIMIAASFWSLLQPAIEYGKHSAIPWLPAAIGFLLGGLFIRGLDLVIPHIHPNTQDSSQYQEGVGTKKLNKNTLLVLAITLHNVPEGLSIGVAFGGVVSGNGQATLLGALSLAIGIGIQNIPEGAALSMPIRAAGASRWKAFNYGQASAIVEPIFATIGAAAVLVITPMLPYALAFAAGAMIFVVVEELIPDSQASNNTDLATLSLMVGFTIMMVLDVALG, encoded by the coding sequence ATGTCGGAATTTTTCCAAAATCTACCTCCATATGTACAAGCTTTAATCGCAGGTATTATTACTTGGTTACTGACAGCCTTAGGTGCAGCTGGCGTGTTCATGTTCAGACGCATCAATGACAAGGTTCTCAATTCTATGCAAGGTTTCGCCGCTGGAATTATGATCGCTGCTAGTTTCTGGTCGTTATTACAACCTGCAATCGAATATGGTAAACATTCTGCAATACCATGGCTACCTGCAGCAATTGGATTTTTATTAGGAGGATTATTTATTCGTGGATTAGACTTAGTCATTCCACATATCCACCCTAACACACAAGATTCAAGTCAATATCAAGAAGGTGTAGGCACAAAAAAATTAAACAAAAACACCTTGCTCGTCTTGGCGATTACACTGCATAATGTTCCCGAAGGTTTATCTATTGGTGTCGCTTTCGGTGGAGTGGTGTCAGGTAATGGTCAAGCAACGCTATTAGGTGCTTTAAGTTTAGCCATTGGTATCGGAATTCAAAATATTCCTGAAGGTGCTGCACTCTCTATGCCAATACGTGCAGCAGGTGCTTCCAGATGGAAAGCATTTAACTACGGTCAAGCTTCAGCAATTGTTGAACCAATCTTTGCGACAATAGGTGCAGCGGCTGTTTTAGTTATCACACCTATGTTACCTTACGCACTCGCATTTGCAGCTGGTGCTATGATATTCGTAGTTGTAGAAGAACTTATACCAGACTCACAAGCAAGTAATAATACCGATTTAGCTACTTTAAGCTTGATGGTTGGTTTCACTATTATGATGGTATTAGATGTCGCATTAGGATAA
- a CDS encoding ABC-F family ATP-binding cassette domain-containing protein, with protein MEAYKIEHLHKSYADKIIFDDLHLSISEGERIGLVGINGTGKSSLLKVIGGLDIDFDADINHPNSYRIRYSSQKQEFHEDMTVFDAVLSSETKTLDVIRTYEHAVNQYSASQTEQNFNKMMQAQEAMDAHQAWDYSSEIKTILSKLGIKDTNKQVNELSGGQKKRVGLAKTLIEQPDLLLLDEPTNHLDFESINWLINYVKQYPHTVMFVTHDRYFLNEVSTRIIELDRGKLKTYPGNYEAYIAQRAENELIEQKQQSKQRSLYKQELAWMRAGVKARSTKQQARKDRFAELEQDVKNQSTQDKGSLNLAYSRLGKQVFELEDVSKSIQGKTLFEHITQIIQNGQQIGIVGPNGAGKTTLLNILSGEDQSFEGNLKIGQTVKVAYFKQTEDRLDRDIRMIDYLREESEVAKEKDGTSVSITQLLERFLFPSSTHGKKIYKLSGGEQKRLYLLRLLVHQPNVLLLDEPTNDLDTETLTILEDYISSFGGTVITVSHDRYFLNKVAQEYWYIHDGVMERIIGDFEDYQSYKSEQERAKEQQKQQQQRVRQPQQQKKKKGLTYKEKQEYETIIERIDETEQQLKQVENDILEASSDYAKVKELTELQEQLNETYENDIMRWTELEELKEQ; from the coding sequence ATGGAAGCATATAAAATAGAACATTTACATAAATCTTATGCCGACAAAATAATATTTGATGATTTGCATCTATCGATCTCAGAAGGTGAACGGATTGGTTTAGTGGGCATTAATGGAACTGGTAAAAGCTCTCTATTAAAAGTCATCGGCGGATTGGATATTGACTTTGACGCTGATATAAACCATCCCAATTCATATCGCATACGTTATTCTTCTCAAAAACAAGAATTTCATGAAGATATGACAGTATTTGATGCAGTATTAAGTTCAGAAACGAAAACGCTAGATGTTATTCGTACTTATGAACATGCAGTTAATCAGTACAGTGCTTCACAAACAGAACAGAATTTCAACAAGATGATGCAAGCACAAGAGGCTATGGATGCTCATCAAGCTTGGGATTACAGCTCAGAAATTAAGACGATATTATCTAAACTTGGTATTAAAGATACAAATAAGCAAGTGAATGAATTATCTGGTGGACAGAAAAAACGCGTAGGTTTAGCAAAGACACTGATTGAACAACCCGATTTATTGTTGTTAGATGAGCCGACAAACCATTTAGACTTTGAATCAATTAATTGGTTGATTAATTACGTGAAACAATATCCGCATACAGTAATGTTCGTTACCCATGATCGTTATTTCTTAAATGAAGTGTCTACTCGGATTATTGAACTTGATCGCGGAAAGCTCAAAACTTACCCAGGTAATTATGAAGCTTACATCGCACAACGTGCTGAAAATGAACTCATCGAACAGAAACAACAATCGAAACAACGTTCTTTATATAAACAAGAATTAGCATGGATGCGTGCAGGGGTTAAAGCGCGTTCTACAAAACAACAAGCTCGAAAAGACCGCTTTGCTGAATTGGAGCAGGACGTAAAGAACCAATCAACACAGGATAAAGGTTCATTAAACCTGGCTTATTCTCGATTAGGAAAGCAAGTATTTGAATTAGAAGATGTATCTAAAAGTATTCAAGGGAAAACATTATTCGAACACATCACTCAAATTATTCAAAATGGTCAACAAATTGGTATCGTGGGACCGAACGGTGCAGGTAAGACGACATTATTAAACATTTTGAGTGGGGAAGATCAATCATTTGAAGGTAACTTAAAAATAGGTCAAACTGTTAAAGTGGCTTATTTTAAGCAGACCGAGGATAGACTAGATAGAGACATTAGAATGATTGATTATTTACGTGAAGAAAGTGAAGTAGCGAAAGAAAAAGATGGTACTTCAGTTTCTATAACGCAATTACTTGAGCGTTTCCTATTTCCTAGCTCAACACATGGAAAGAAGATTTACAAACTTTCTGGTGGAGAGCAGAAACGGCTCTATTTACTAAGACTACTCGTACATCAACCTAATGTATTACTCTTGGACGAACCGACAAACGATTTAGATACTGAAACTTTAACAATATTGGAAGATTATATTAGTTCATTCGGAGGAACTGTCATTACCGTAAGTCACGATCGTTATTTCTTAAATAAAGTAGCTCAAGAGTATTGGTATATACACGATGGTGTGATGGAACGTATCATCGGTGACTTTGAAGATTATCAAAGTTATAAAAGTGAACAAGAACGTGCGAAAGAACAACAAAAACAACAGCAACAACGTGTACGTCAACCACAACAACAAAAGAAGAAAAAAGGTTTAACATATAAAGAAAAACAAGAATATGAAACAATTATTGAACGCATCGATGAAACAGAGCAACAATTAAAACAAGTTGAGAATGATATTTTAGAAGCAAGTTCTGATTACGCTAAAGTGAAAGAACTTACAGAATTACAAGAACAACTTAACGAAACATATGAGAATGATATAATGAGATGGACTGAATTAGAAGAATTAAAAGAACAATGA